The following proteins come from a genomic window of Terribacillus aidingensis:
- a CDS encoding methyl-accepting chemotaxis protein — protein sequence MNLLKNVKIRTKMLILILVGAIALGIVGTAGIIYTRDMAKDAEMMYKEKLLPNLSISQIRVNNRSNDAYVLELMLNTDSARNDELSEMLSQSSVQVEEELEKLGNGGMSARGKEILESYNKERNKLNDIRNRVLKFALVNQNDDAYNLFVEEQIPQRTVVNDILQELQDQNTKEAEQTYVQATEDVRLATIVLSSVIGVALILLIIIGILISKLIVSPVKELRILLGKAADGDFSSDGTHQSKDEIGELTASYNAMADGMRSIIRVVNDTSQQVAASAEELSASAEQSSSSSEHVAKTIQELAEGSVQQLELVTTATGTMGSMGQHTSKLASNAQNVEEAVQKTSELSIQGGHAIKDVNEQMETITSHVQELSASIDSLNKRSREISDITSVITDISAQTNLLALNATIEAAQAGEHGKGFAVVADEVRKLAEETKGAAGQIAALVDFIHQDTTKTIDLMQHAADEVQAGTRVVDQAGGSFLQIETAVAGLVDEFKEVRVALEGMIAGTDSVNMSLGDVNEVAEEGAASTESVSAATEQQLAAMQEIAASSSSLAFMAEELQTAIARFRV from the coding sequence ATGAATTTATTGAAGAATGTAAAAATCAGGACAAAGATGCTTATTTTAATCTTGGTTGGAGCTATTGCACTAGGAATTGTAGGAACGGCTGGGATAATATATACCAGGGATATGGCAAAGGATGCCGAAATGATGTACAAGGAGAAGCTTCTCCCTAACTTGTCAATAAGTCAGATTCGAGTGAATAATAGATCGAACGATGCGTATGTATTGGAACTTATGCTTAACACGGACTCTGCGAGAAATGACGAGTTAAGTGAAATGCTTTCACAGTCCAGTGTTCAAGTAGAGGAAGAACTAGAAAAACTGGGAAATGGCGGTATGTCAGCAAGAGGAAAAGAAATCTTAGAATCTTATAATAAGGAACGCAATAAATTAAACGACATTAGGAACCGAGTGCTGAAATTTGCATTGGTAAATCAAAATGATGATGCATACAATCTTTTTGTAGAAGAACAGATCCCGCAGCGTACAGTAGTTAATGATATTCTGCAAGAACTGCAGGACCAGAATACGAAGGAAGCAGAACAAACTTATGTGCAGGCAACTGAGGACGTAAGACTAGCTACCATAGTCTTATCTAGCGTCATAGGTGTAGCCTTAATACTGCTGATTATAATAGGAATCCTTATATCGAAGCTTATCGTCTCTCCAGTGAAAGAGTTGCGTATTTTATTGGGCAAGGCGGCAGATGGAGATTTCAGTTCGGATGGCACGCATCAATCCAAGGATGAAATCGGCGAACTGACTGCTTCTTATAATGCTATGGCAGATGGTATGCGGTCTATTATTCGAGTTGTGAATGATACATCCCAGCAAGTGGCTGCATCTGCAGAAGAACTGAGTGCAAGTGCGGAACAAAGCAGTTCGTCATCTGAACATGTAGCCAAAACGATTCAAGAGCTGGCAGAGGGTTCAGTCCAGCAGCTTGAGCTAGTTACAACTGCTACAGGGACAATGGGCAGTATGGGGCAGCATACGAGCAAGCTGGCTTCAAACGCTCAGAATGTTGAAGAGGCAGTGCAAAAAACTTCTGAACTATCCATTCAGGGAGGGCATGCAATCAAGGATGTAAATGAACAGATGGAAACAATCACTTCCCATGTGCAGGAGCTTTCTGCGTCGATCGACAGTTTGAACAAACGGTCCCGGGAAATCAGTGATATTACGAGCGTTATCACGGATATCTCCGCACAGACCAATCTTCTTGCGCTGAATGCCACTATCGAGGCAGCGCAGGCTGGAGAGCATGGAAAGGGATTTGCGGTAGTCGCAGATGAGGTGCGCAAGTTAGCTGAGGAAACGAAGGGAGCAGCAGGACAAATTGCTGCTTTGGTTGACTTTATCCACCAGGATACGACTAAAACAATCGATCTGATGCAGCATGCAGCGGACGAAGTACAAGCTGGTACACGAGTTGTGGATCAAGCGGGCGGTTCTTTCCTTCAGATTGAAACTGCGGTAGCAGGTCTGGTGGATGAATTCAAAGAGGTGAGAGTTGCTCTGGAAGGTATGATTGCTGGTACAGATTCAGTCAATATGTCACTTGGGGATGTGAACGAGGTCGCAGAAGAAGGAGCAGCTTCAACCGAAAGTGTGTCAGCTGCAACAGAACAGCAGCTGGCTGCCATGCAGGAAATTGCGGCATCATCCAGTTCTCTTGCATTTATGGCAGAGGAACTTCAAACCGCTATTGCTCGTTTCCGTGTGTAA
- a CDS encoding transcriptional regulator SplA domain-containing protein produces MDAFQAGEIVYVIIRNPHAQGVANIQEAAVVHNPEKPGELALFVYETYYPLNDEVAVYQDLGEAEEAYVSAFGLADGGYYG; encoded by the coding sequence ATGGATGCTTTTCAAGCAGGAGAAATCGTCTATGTAATTATCCGCAACCCCCATGCACAGGGAGTAGCCAATATACAAGAGGCTGCGGTCGTCCATAACCCGGAAAAGCCAGGGGAACTGGCTTTGTTTGTGTATGAAACCTATTATCCACTCAATGATGAGGTGGCGGTTTATCAGGATCTCGGAGAGGCGGAAGAAGCATATGTATCCGCTTTTGGCTTAGCCGATGGAGGCTATTATGGTTAA
- the thiM gene encoding hydroxyethylthiazole kinase yields MMKYTDVIKQVRERNPLIHCITNQVVINFTANGLIALGASPVMASAKEEAAQMVQHAQALLLNIGTLAAADVEAMILAGKEANRLGIPVIFDPVGVGATAYRTETARRILAEVDVTVIRGNAGEISVLGGTSVKVKGVDGSDDGISPRIVQQLARELDAIVIATSKIDILSDGNHTYSVANGHEMLSKITGSGCLLGAVIAACAGVADNVLKACIGALAFYGIAAEKAAKTVNAPGSFQIAFLDQLYLLEDQAIDSEKVEQFEVKT; encoded by the coding sequence ATGATGAAGTATACTGATGTGATAAAGCAAGTCCGGGAGAGAAATCCATTGATTCACTGCATTACCAATCAGGTTGTCATTAACTTTACGGCGAATGGTTTGATCGCACTCGGAGCTTCTCCTGTGATGGCATCAGCAAAGGAAGAAGCCGCGCAGATGGTCCAGCATGCACAGGCGCTGCTATTAAATATCGGCACACTTGCCGCAGCAGATGTGGAAGCAATGATCCTAGCCGGAAAAGAAGCGAATAGGCTCGGAATACCAGTAATTTTTGATCCCGTCGGAGTAGGTGCCACAGCGTACAGAACAGAGACGGCCCGCCGCATATTGGCGGAGGTGGATGTCACTGTTATTCGCGGTAATGCAGGTGAAATATCCGTCCTAGGCGGAACATCTGTCAAAGTGAAAGGTGTAGATGGATCCGATGATGGTATTTCACCAAGAATTGTGCAGCAGCTGGCCAGGGAATTGGATGCTATTGTGATTGCAACCAGTAAAATAGATATCCTTTCAGATGGGAACCATACGTATAGTGTAGCTAATGGGCATGAGATGCTAAGTAAAATAACAGGGTCTGGCTGCTTGCTAGGTGCCGTTATAGCGGCATGTGCAGGAGTAGCTGACAACGTACTGAAAGCTTGCATCGGTGCTCTTGCCTTTTATGGTATTGCAGCAGAGAAAGCGGCTAAGACAGTAAACGCTCCAGGCAGCTTTCAGATTGCTTTTCTTGATCAGCTTTATTTGTTAGAAGATCAGGCGATTGATTCGGAGAAGGTGGAACAATTCGAAGTGAAAACATAA
- a CDS encoding flavodoxin, with product MASVLIAFTSMSGNTEEMADIMEQTLEAKGVEVTKLQIDIDQLDVFTMTDYDGILMGTYTWGDGDIPYEIEDFYDELDDIELDGKPVALFGSCDSIYASYGAAIDTFQEKFKERGAEIALETLKVDLSPEDEDIRNCQEFAASFASVIEKERSL from the coding sequence GTGGCAAGTGTACTGATAGCATTCACCAGTATGTCAGGCAATACAGAGGAAATGGCTGACATTATGGAACAGACGCTGGAAGCAAAAGGAGTCGAAGTGACAAAGCTCCAAATTGATATAGATCAGTTAGACGTTTTTACGATGACCGATTATGATGGTATCTTAATGGGCACCTATACATGGGGAGATGGAGATATTCCCTATGAAATAGAGGATTTCTACGATGAGCTGGATGACATCGAACTGGATGGAAAACCAGTGGCCCTTTTTGGATCCTGTGATTCCATCTATGCTAGCTACGGTGCTGCAATTGATACATTCCAGGAAAAATTCAAGGAGCGCGGAGCGGAAATCGCTCTTGAAACTCTGAAAGTCGACCTCTCCCCAGAAGACGAGGATATCCGTAACTGTCAGGAATTCGCTGCTTCGTTTGCTTCTGTAATAGAGAAAGAACGCAGTTTATAA
- a CDS encoding YckD family protein: MKAGAVVIALCFGLVISNPAAGFAADKAVADVLTEEQKQEIAALQKQALEQEKQIIEKYVEYGVFSEEKADQIEKHLDQRFKQLEQDGFIPKPHRHGPHPHPEK; encoded by the coding sequence ATGAAAGCCGGGGCTGTAGTAATCGCTCTATGCTTCGGATTGGTCATATCCAATCCAGCTGCCGGTTTTGCGGCTGACAAAGCTGTCGCTGATGTACTGACAGAAGAGCAGAAGCAAGAAATAGCAGCTTTGCAAAAACAGGCATTAGAGCAGGAAAAACAAATCATTGAGAAGTACGTTGAATATGGTGTTTTCTCTGAAGAGAAAGCAGATCAAATCGAGAAGCATTTGGATCAAAGGTTTAAACAATTAGAGCAGGATGGTTTCATTCCGAAACCGCACAGGCATGGCCCTCATCCTCATCCAGAAAAATGA
- the thiE gene encoding thiamine phosphate synthase: MKEELELYFIMGSQNCQDKDPEDILEQALEAGITMFQLREKGEGARTGQEKRQLAERLQARCRAHSVPFIVNDDVDLAIAIGADGVHIGQTDEAMQQVKARCPEHFIIGVSAQNAEEAKKAIEDGAHYIGVGPIAATRTKIDAKFPIGLTGLREIRKQVGDFPMVAIGGINQKNAEAVRQAGADGISFISVLTKAADIQQAVNELKMEKVHK; this comes from the coding sequence ATGAAAGAAGAATTGGAGCTATATTTCATCATGGGCAGTCAAAACTGCCAGGATAAGGACCCGGAGGACATACTGGAACAGGCGCTTGAAGCTGGAATTACCATGTTCCAGTTACGTGAAAAAGGGGAAGGGGCTAGGACTGGACAGGAGAAGAGACAGCTGGCTGAACGACTTCAGGCAAGGTGCAGGGCACATAGCGTTCCTTTCATTGTTAATGACGATGTGGATCTTGCGATTGCGATTGGTGCAGATGGCGTGCATATCGGACAAACGGACGAAGCGATGCAGCAAGTAAAGGCGCGCTGCCCAGAGCATTTCATTATTGGTGTGAGTGCTCAAAATGCCGAAGAAGCTAAAAAAGCAATTGAGGATGGAGCCCACTACATCGGTGTCGGGCCAATTGCCGCTACTCGCACTAAGATTGATGCCAAATTCCCGATTGGACTGACGGGACTGCGTGAGATTCGGAAACAAGTTGGTGACTTTCCGATGGTCGCGATCGGGGGGATTAATCAGAAGAACGCCGAGGCTGTACGGCAAGCCGGAGCGGATGGTATCTCTTTCATTTCTGTCCTAACCAAAGCGGCTGATATCCAGCAGGCAGTAAATGAGCTGAAGATGGAAAAGGTGCACAAGTGA
- the splB gene encoding spore photoproduct lyase translates to MVKPFVPQLVYIEPRALEYPLGVKLRNKFRDMGVEIRETTSHNQVRNLPGDNDFQKYRTAKSTLVVGVRKTLKFDTSKPSAEYAIPFATGCMGHCHYCYLQTTMGSKPYIRTYVNTDEIFDAAEQYMQERAPEETRFEASCTSDIVGIDHLTHTLKHAIEYFGRSKHGQLRFVTKFAHVDHLLDADHQGRTRFRFSINDDYVIKYFEPGTSRLKDRIEAAVKVAEAGYPLGFIVAPIYLHDGWQKGYPEMLEHLEAALPEHAKKNLTFELIQHRFTKPAKRVIEKNYPMSKLELDESKRKYKWGRYGIGKYVYQNEEQEEIKDVIGSTIYKMFPQSRIEYFT, encoded by the coding sequence ATGGTTAAGCCATTTGTACCGCAGCTTGTGTATATAGAACCTAGGGCATTAGAGTATCCGCTCGGCGTGAAGCTGCGGAATAAATTCAGGGACATGGGTGTAGAAATACGCGAGACAACTTCCCATAATCAGGTTCGTAACCTGCCTGGTGATAATGATTTCCAGAAGTACCGAACTGCCAAATCAACGCTTGTCGTCGGCGTGCGGAAAACCCTGAAATTCGATACATCGAAACCTTCAGCAGAATACGCTATTCCATTTGCGACAGGCTGCATGGGGCATTGCCATTATTGTTACCTGCAAACGACGATGGGATCCAAACCTTATATCCGTACGTATGTGAATACGGATGAAATATTTGATGCGGCAGAGCAGTACATGCAGGAAAGAGCCCCGGAAGAAACACGGTTTGAGGCTTCCTGTACGTCAGATATCGTTGGTATCGACCATCTGACGCATACGCTGAAACATGCGATTGAATATTTCGGTCGGTCCAAGCACGGACAACTGCGATTTGTAACGAAATTCGCCCATGTGGATCATTTGCTGGACGCTGACCATCAAGGACGAACGCGATTCCGCTTCAGCATCAATGATGATTATGTGATCAAATATTTTGAGCCAGGAACTTCCCGTTTGAAGGATCGAATCGAAGCTGCGGTGAAAGTAGCCGAGGCCGGGTATCCGCTTGGATTCATCGTAGCTCCGATTTATTTGCATGACGGCTGGCAGAAGGGCTATCCGGAAATGCTCGAGCATCTGGAAGCAGCTTTGCCTGAACATGCAAAAAAGAACCTGACATTCGAATTGATCCAGCATCGATTCACGAAGCCGGCAAAGCGCGTTATCGAGAAAAATTATCCGATGTCGAAGCTTGAGCTGGATGAAAGCAAACGGAAATATAAATGGGGGCGCTATGGTATCGGAAAATACGTCTACCAAAATGAAGAGCAAGAAGAAATTAAGGATGTCATAGGAAGCACAATCTATAAAATGTTCCCGCAATCCAGGATTGAATATTTCACTTGA
- the thiD gene encoding bifunctional hydroxymethylpyrimidine kinase/phosphomethylpyrimidine kinase, producing the protein MPDIKSALTIAGTDPSGGAGIQADLKTFQELEVYGMSIVTSLVAQNTIGVQAVHHVPVEFLEQQLESVFSDITPSAVKTGMIASEEMMRCVAAVLIKSKTAYVMDPVMYAKSGHALMGENSRDALKKHLVPLAALITPNIPEAEELTGIRIEDENSVKTAAKMIVQEYGAKAVLMKGGHMEGASASDWLYDGNSFTVYTAERIQTKHTHGTGCTYSAAITAELAKGKSLQEAVRIGKDFVTDAISYSLQLGKGNGPTNHWGYRLQGVPVQEEQHDEVY; encoded by the coding sequence ATGCCTGATATAAAGAGCGCTTTGACAATTGCAGGAACAGACCCTTCGGGAGGGGCTGGAATTCAGGCTGACTTGAAAACTTTCCAGGAGCTTGAAGTATACGGAATGAGCATTGTCACCTCCCTCGTTGCCCAAAATACGATAGGAGTACAGGCAGTGCATCATGTTCCAGTAGAATTTCTTGAACAGCAGCTGGAATCAGTATTCTCTGATATCACCCCATCTGCTGTAAAAACGGGGATGATTGCATCAGAAGAGATGATGCGCTGCGTCGCTGCTGTTTTGATTAAATCAAAGACTGCCTATGTCATGGATCCTGTCATGTATGCTAAAAGCGGACATGCACTCATGGGAGAGAATTCCAGAGATGCATTGAAGAAACATCTTGTTCCACTCGCTGCCCTAATTACACCGAATATACCGGAAGCAGAGGAACTCACGGGTATTCGTATCGAAGATGAAAATAGCGTAAAAACCGCAGCGAAAATGATTGTCCAGGAATATGGGGCAAAAGCTGTCCTGATGAAAGGCGGTCATATGGAAGGAGCATCTGCGTCAGACTGGCTCTACGACGGAAATAGCTTCACAGTCTACACAGCAGAACGTATACAGACGAAGCACACGCACGGGACGGGATGCACGTATTCTGCAGCAATAACCGCAGAACTGGCTAAAGGGAAATCTCTGCAAGAAGCAGTCCGGATCGGTAAGGATTTTGTAACAGATGCGATTTCGTATTCGCTTCAGCTTGGAAAAGGGAATGGTCCGACAAATCATTGGGGGTACCGTCTGCAAGGTGTGCCAGTCCAGGAGGAACAGCATGATGAAGTATACTGA
- a CDS encoding EAL domain-containing protein, whose amino-acid sequence MEQLSVCAMCGTVLDIPEKGELLMRSPESFRNLSSENPPRQEDTYTILQYFSLQQLEQMLLSLRSQSIPGVRCTVAKKVTNSYPMVSVEELLQRVQYPHFTDIIHKGAFQSFLQPIVSMKNEEIFGFEHLLRADKREASPAALFNFAAEAGLTSMLDQRARKTAVRKRAQEAIPVGVKSFINFLPSTIYNPDFCLRQTFHTVEQYGVDPKDLVFEVVETEKLDDVARLKRIFKRYKQEGMMVALDDVGAGYSTLELLKELEPDFVKIDRAYISYCDSDTQKQEFLYKVMDVARLLGTEVLAEGIERQEELSFCKQIGMDLAQGYFIGKPSTEAVSEDVLFPSR is encoded by the coding sequence ATGGAACAGCTTTCTGTATGTGCCATGTGCGGGACAGTCCTTGACATACCGGAGAAGGGTGAATTGCTGATGCGTTCACCAGAATCATTCAGGAATTTATCATCAGAAAATCCGCCTCGGCAAGAAGATACATATACGATTCTCCAATATTTCAGCTTACAGCAATTAGAGCAGATGCTCCTATCCTTGCGCAGTCAAAGTATACCGGGTGTAAGGTGTACCGTCGCCAAGAAAGTAACTAATAGCTATCCGATGGTATCTGTCGAGGAGCTGCTCCAACGTGTTCAATATCCGCATTTCACAGACATTATTCACAAGGGAGCATTTCAGTCTTTCCTGCAGCCAATCGTTTCCATGAAGAATGAGGAAATATTCGGGTTCGAGCATTTGCTGCGGGCAGATAAACGGGAAGCCTCACCAGCTGCACTATTTAATTTCGCAGCAGAAGCAGGACTTACTTCTATGCTCGACCAGCGAGCGAGGAAGACTGCAGTCAGAAAAAGGGCGCAGGAAGCTATTCCCGTTGGGGTAAAAAGCTTCATCAATTTCCTGCCATCAACCATTTATAATCCTGACTTCTGTCTAAGGCAGACATTCCATACAGTCGAACAATATGGAGTGGATCCGAAAGACCTTGTCTTTGAAGTAGTTGAGACAGAGAAATTGGATGACGTTGCTCGCTTGAAGCGTATCTTTAAACGGTACAAGCAAGAAGGAATGATGGTTGCCCTGGATGATGTAGGAGCAGGCTATTCCACGCTTGAACTGCTTAAAGAATTGGAGCCCGATTTTGTCAAGATTGACAGAGCATACATATCTTACTGCGACAGCGATACGCAGAAACAGGAATTTCTATATAAAGTAATGGACGTTGCCCGCCTCCTTGGCACAGAGGTGCTGGCAGAAGGAATTGAAAGGCAAGAGGAGCTTTCTTTCTGTAAACAAATCGGAATGGATTTAGCCCAAGGCTACTTTATCGGGAAACCGAGTACCGAAGCTGTATCAGAAGATGTGCTGTTTCCTTCCAGATAA
- a CDS encoding CrcB family protein, producing the protein MSLIMVLAGGWLGAISRYEISRRVETFWRNNFPLGTFLINIMGSFLIGLVLQADWGAGWHNFLAVGFLGSFTTFSTFFLEIVQLGSRRKIAMAIGYLLCSYISGILLAFLALSI; encoded by the coding sequence ATGAGTCTTATCATGGTACTTGCAGGCGGCTGGCTTGGAGCAATTTCTCGTTACGAAATAAGCAGACGAGTCGAAACATTTTGGAGGAACAACTTCCCTCTAGGTACCTTCCTGATTAACATTATGGGTTCCTTCCTAATCGGACTTGTGCTCCAAGCAGATTGGGGAGCGGGCTGGCATAACTTCCTCGCCGTTGGATTTCTCGGCTCATTTACGACCTTCTCCACTTTTTTCTTGGAGATTGTTCAACTGGGCAGCAGAAGGAAAATAGCCATGGCTATCGGTTACTTGCTATGCAGCTATATCAGCGGCATACTGCTAGCTTTCCTAGCATTATCCATTTAA
- the tenA gene encoding thiaminase II — MFSAQLREEANPVFEAIYAHPFVEGVASGYVPREALIHYVKADYEYLTAFARIYGLAVSKCETREEMEFYQSQIHFVLHSEIHPHNVFCKVAGVQYEDLQRMTPPPAADHYISHMMNSAVQGDIGELMAALLPCPWTYQALAAHIIETKAPDDSNPFLEWIQFYASREDCMPDVTSELSKRLDKWAETAGAAAKERARKAFLKSCMLEYNFWEMAATQQDWMIPLKGASIHA, encoded by the coding sequence ATGTTTTCTGCACAATTGAGAGAAGAAGCAAACCCGGTATTCGAAGCAATCTATGCACATCCTTTCGTAGAAGGAGTTGCGAGTGGATATGTGCCGCGTGAGGCATTGATCCATTATGTGAAAGCTGACTATGAGTATTTGACAGCATTTGCCCGTATTTACGGTTTGGCAGTCAGTAAATGCGAAACCCGAGAAGAGATGGAATTTTATCAGTCCCAAATTCATTTTGTCCTGCACAGCGAGATTCATCCGCATAACGTCTTCTGCAAGGTAGCTGGTGTGCAATACGAGGATCTGCAGAGGATGACACCACCGCCTGCTGCTGACCATTATATTTCACACATGATGAACAGTGCCGTACAAGGAGATATAGGGGAGCTGATGGCGGCGCTACTTCCTTGCCCATGGACGTATCAAGCGCTGGCGGCACATATTATCGAAACAAAGGCACCGGATGATTCCAATCCATTCCTGGAGTGGATTCAGTTTTATGCCAGCCGGGAAGATTGTATGCCGGATGTGACGTCAGAACTTAGCAAGCGACTGGACAAGTGGGCCGAGACAGCGGGTGCAGCTGCAAAGGAACGTGCAAGGAAAGCTTTTCTTAAGAGCTGTATGCTGGAGTATAATTTTTGGGAGATGGCAGCCACACAGCAAGACTGGATGATCCCATTGAAAGGGGCGTCCATTCATGCCTGA
- the crcB gene encoding fluoride efflux transporter CrcB, whose protein sequence is MKMYLAIGCGGSIGALLRYLIGSLVPQTGNFPAGTLCINMIGCFAMGYMTNFVKRRYFADKPALAKALTTGMIGAFTTFSTVSLETALLIQDGMTHIGLVYLVCSTTGGIAALLIGLRLSPSQVIKEQSL, encoded by the coding sequence ATGAAAATGTATCTCGCAATTGGCTGCGGCGGCAGTATTGGTGCGCTTCTCCGTTATCTTATTGGATCATTGGTACCGCAGACTGGTAATTTTCCAGCAGGAACGCTTTGCATCAATATGATAGGATGTTTCGCTATGGGTTATATGACTAACTTTGTGAAAAGGCGCTACTTTGCAGATAAACCTGCTCTAGCTAAAGCATTGACAACAGGCATGATCGGAGCATTTACAACTTTTTCGACTGTCAGCCTGGAAACAGCCCTTCTCATCCAAGATGGCATGACACATATTGGCTTGGTGTATCTCGTTTGTAGTACAACAGGCGGAATAGCAGCACTGCTCATTGGTCTTCGACTTTCGCCGAGTCAAGTCATAAAGGAGCAGTCATTATGA
- a CDS encoding copper resistance protein CopC yields MKKSMLVLLALFLYMLPQTVSAHAVLTASDPGQGDIVTESMDVFTLTFNSDVEDVVETIVTVNGQALATDSAAVDGTTVTVPLAEEMIDGDYEFSYKVISADGHEVGNTVSFTAEGLTSNGESSEQESEDQNEQNTQVNEQEQTAAEKSHEEEDSDSGFIITGLVIIVLLCAAVLFFTYRKRD; encoded by the coding sequence ATGAAGAAGTCAATGTTGGTCTTGCTGGCATTGTTCTTATATATGCTGCCGCAGACTGTGTCCGCTCATGCAGTACTGACGGCATCGGATCCAGGACAAGGTGATATAGTGACAGAGAGTATGGATGTCTTCACTCTGACATTCAATTCGGATGTGGAGGATGTAGTAGAGACAATAGTGACAGTCAACGGACAAGCACTAGCCACTGATTCTGCAGCCGTCGATGGGACGACTGTTACCGTCCCATTAGCAGAGGAAATGATTGATGGGGATTATGAGTTCAGCTATAAGGTGATTTCAGCTGATGGACATGAAGTTGGTAATACAGTTTCCTTTACAGCAGAAGGTCTGACCTCCAATGGGGAAAGTAGCGAACAGGAATCGGAAGATCAAAATGAACAAAATACACAAGTGAACGAACAGGAGCAAACAGCTGCAGAGAAATCGCATGAAGAAGAAGATTCCGATTCAGGTTTTATCATAACGGGATTGGTGATTATCGTCTTACTTTGTGCCGCTGTTTTGTTCTTCACTTATCGTAAAAGGGACTAA
- a CDS encoding secondary thiamine-phosphate synthase enzyme YjbQ, producing the protein MDIFQIHTKHHDDIIDITDSIQRYIQSIGIQEGIAVISSLHTTAGITVNENADPDVKRDFLRRLREIYPWEQEQDLHAEGNMAAHLKTSTVGHAQTVLISEGELVLGTWQGIYFCEFDGPRTRKYAVQVLSSGKEGV; encoded by the coding sequence ATGGACATATTTCAAATACATACAAAGCACCACGATGATATAATTGATATTACTGACTCTATTCAGCGCTATATCCAATCAATTGGCATCCAAGAGGGAATAGCAGTCATCTCTTCTTTGCATACGACGGCGGGCATTACCGTTAATGAAAACGCTGATCCCGATGTAAAGCGGGATTTTCTTCGCAGGCTCAGGGAGATATATCCTTGGGAACAAGAACAGGATTTGCATGCGGAGGGAAATATGGCAGCACATTTGAAAACGAGTACCGTCGGACATGCTCAGACAGTGTTAATCTCGGAGGGTGAGCTCGTATTAGGAACATGGCAAGGTATTTACTTTTGTGAGTTCGATGGACCGAGAACAAGAAAATATGCAGTCCAAGTACTATCATCCGGAAAGGAAGGTGTGTGA